The Juglans microcarpa x Juglans regia isolate MS1-56 chromosome 2S, Jm3101_v1.0, whole genome shotgun sequence genome has a window encoding:
- the LOC121251599 gene encoding vesicle-associated membrane protein 711-like — protein sequence MGILYGMVARGHVVLAEFSAVPTNARDIARQVLGRAQQGIEDSNTSYSHDRYIFHVKKTDGLTVLCMADDAFGRRIPFAFLEDIHQKFVKTYGRAILSAPSYAMNDEFSRILSQEMDRYSNDANADRLNRLKGEMSQVRSVMIDNIEKVLEKGDRLALLVEKTTTLQGNTVRFKRQSRRFKNTLWWRNVKLTFALVFVLLIIIYVVLTFFCRGPLLPSCA from the exons ATGGGGATATTGTATGGCATGGTGGCCAGGGGTCACGTAGTGTTGGCGGAGTTCAGCGCCGTGCCGACGAACGCCAGAGACATAGCGAGGCAGGTTTTGGGGAGGGCACAGCAGGGAATCGAAGATAGCAATACCTCCTATTCCCATGATCGTTATATTTTTCACGTGAAAAAGACCGACGGCCTCACCGTTCTTTGCATGGCCGACGACGCCTTTGGAC GGAGAATCCCGTTTGCATTTCTTGAAGACATTCATCAAAAGTTTGTGAAAACTTATGGGCGTGCGATTCTTTCTGCTCCATCCTATGCCATGAATGATGAATTCTCAAGAATCTTGAGCCAAGAGATGGACCGTTACTCAAATGATGCAAATGCCGATAGATTAAATCGTTTGAAGGGTGAAATGAGTCAG GTGCGAAGCGTCATGATTGATAATATTGAAAAAGTGTTGGAGAAGGGTGACCGTTTGGCATTGCTGGTTGAGAAAACTACGACATTGCAAGGGAACACAGTTCGCTTCAAAAGGCAATCCCGTCGTTTTAAAAACACCCTATGGTGGAGAAATGTCAAGCTCAC GTTTGCCTTGGTATTTGTTCTCTTGATCATCATCTATGTTGTGCTTACATTTTTCTGTCGAGGTCCCTTGCTGCCTTCTTGCGCGTGA
- the LOC121253633 gene encoding 36.4 kDa proline-rich protein-like translates to MESSNIYALFLICILFIFSATPILGCAFCGTAPPMHTSPPKVKPPIHPPPIKLPPVTVPPTKPPVVTLPPIVIPPVILPPIFKPPATPPPVTPPPILTPPPPPAKETCPIDTLKLGTCVDLLGGLVHIGLGDPVVNKCCPVLQGLMENEAAVCMCTTLKQKLLNLNVFVPLALQLLATCGKTPPPGYTCSQ, encoded by the coding sequence ATGGAATCCTCCAATATCTATGCTCTCTTTCTCATttgcattctcttcatcttctcagCCACCCCTATACTTGGCTGTGCATTCTGTGGCACGGCCCCACCAATGCATACCAGTCCACCCAAGGTAAAGCCTCCAATACACCCACCCCCAATCAAGCTGCCACCGGTGACAGTTCCTCCAACTAAACCACCGGTGGTGACCCTTCCTCCGATAGTCATACCACCCGTGATTCTCCCTCCCATTTTCAAACCACCTGCGACTCCCCCTCCAGTTACACCACCTCCAATTCTCACACCGCCGCCGCCACCAGCGAAGGAAACATGCCCCATTGACACGTTGAAACTGGGTACTTGTGTGGATCTTCTTGGTGGGTTGGTGCACATTGGGCTTGGGGACCCGGTGGTCAACAAGTGCTGCCCGGTGCTGCAAGGACTTATGGAGAATGAGGCTGCGGTTTGCATGTGCACCACTCTCAAGCAAAAGCTTCTCAACCTTAATGTCTTTGTTCCACTTGCTCTTCAGCTCCTTGCAACTTGTGGGAAGACACCCCCTCCTGGATACACCTGCTCTCAGTAG